The DNA sequence GTTTATCGatgtacattaaatttaaagattaaattagcGTTGACAAAGTTGGTAGAGGAGAAGCAAGCTGGATCTTGTCAGCGATACATCGGCAAAAATCGGAAAgtttcaggaaaaaaaaaaaaaaaaaaaaaaagtctttgtAAAAGAAAGCGACTGGCTGTCTCTTGCTTATCGCGCGAAATTGTTTTGCTGCGTGTTACATGCGTGCAGTTATCGGGGAATATAATTAGGATGAAGATTAAGTAATTAATGGGAATCGGAGTTCGCGTTTATTGATGCCCTATCAAAAACTTTGTTAGTCATCGGAGCAGTGTTATCTCTCCGGGCCAGACATTAGAAATATTAGATGTTACGTATATGCATATGAGGTTTCACGTTTGCTcgttcctttaatttttttcgattatcttaattatataatgcctatttcagttttatcttaactatttttctatttgaaatatttcgaatCTCCTTACGATAGTATAAAAGGAATTACGCTCGACATTAGCTCGTTCTTTTATATAAGGCTTCACGTACGTTTGatagtcttttaatttttcgattatcttaattaacaattgaataaataatatttaattctcaattaaaaataaacgaaaaacaGGAATTTAATCACGCGTCCATATAGCTGGCCTAGAAATTCAAAGTAAACAAAATGATAAATCCTTAATATCGAGGTTTTATGGCGCCGCGGCTCCGAAAAAAAGATCGAAAAGTGTTAGGAGATTAGAATGTGTTAAATCGCTGTTCCCGCGAACGCCGTAGTTATGGTGGTAGAGAGAACGGCGCGCTTTAATATGTCTTACTAACGTACGTTTCCTAATCTTCTGATACTTTGTCATCTTTTCTCGAAGTCACGACGCTGCGGAATCTCAGTATTTACGGATTTATCGTTTCATCTACTTAGAGTTTCTCGGTCACCTATATGAGCGCATAATTAAATTCCCGTTTCtgtttaattgtaattgagaattaaatattaattattcaattgttaatgtattttttaataacactgGAGATTACGAAACATGagcttcgcgcgcgttatttactcttgcttctacgttaaaaaaaaaaaaaactttttacttaataattttctccTATATTATCtcaataatttcttatttaaagcTTTAAATCTCTTCACgacggtataaaaaaatattacgtcgGATGTTAGCTTGTTTCTATGTGTATATTGCATACAATTGTGCAGAGTATTAAAAGATACGTCTGGTTTTCTTTCTAacttctaatttttattttaaagattcgAACAACTTGTtcaattgtatataatattataatcgaGCGGTAGGCACAAAGTTATGGCGCTGAAATTAACTGTGAAAAGGAACGAACGACTTCAGAACACGAATGTATGTTCAAATGTTTGCGTTCAATGTTCATTTGCTGGTGCATAACCCAGCCTCAAGCTGAATGAAATTGtgtgaatttatatttttccgcgGAGCACTCGGCGACCAAGGAGTGGCCGTGGAGTCATTTCTTATATACTTATAGCCTAATTGAATAATGCTCGTGAGCCAATCAGAATGCGGGTCAACATTCTACCGCAATGCATAGTTCGCACGTGGTAATCGAGTAGAGCATATAAACAAACGATTTGCTTCATACAGTGTTTGGTAAAACCGCCGCAAAACTTTTGGTTTAATGAACAAAAATCGCGATCCGTCGGTCGCAAGAAGATTAAAATATGTAGTGCATAACAACTAATTATGCTTGCTAATTTCCGCCGCGTGGTCCTAATCACGCAGTTTTAATCGCTTCCATAAAATACCTATTATACAAGAATTAATGTCACGTGTTACAAACTAATCGGTTTCATATCAAAGTTGCATGCGCATTGCGATTTAAGCTTGCACAACCTCATTATTAGAATAAGAGCGCAATTCGGGGGAAAGGAAAGCATTGGAACTGATTAGAATGGAGAAAAGTCAGCTCCGTCTTgacttcaaaaaaaaaaaaaaaaaaaaaaaaattaacttaaagaAAGCACACACttgcacacacgcgcgcactcGTTTTCTCTTATTTCTCCATTATTCTtcttagtttttattaatttcttacttcagttaaaagcaaattttacgaccaataattaaacattgcCGAGAATTTACAGGGTAGAGTACTATGGAAGCAAAAGGCGtaggatattttattacagcgAGGTTTGTTGCTTTTGCTTGAAGTAGTCCTGCCTGAAGCTCTCGTTCATAATCTGTCCAATTTTCGTTCGAATCCACACGGGCGGCATCAGGGTAACGAACTTCTGAATACTGTGTGCCCAGTAACCAGTGCTGCTGTCCATTTTGCCCAGCGTGGCGATGGCATTTCTCGCATAAGTCGTAGCGTCGGGTACAAATATACTTGAAACCTGTAATTTTCACAAAGCACAtgtaaaaatttcgaaaacgCAAAGAGAGACAAACGTAATAATAACTACAAACAGAGCAGTGCGATTAGTAATGTCCGTTTGCCACTGCGTGGATTTACgctttattcaaattaatatatgacgACTTCACTCGTTAAAATacctgttaaaaataaatgcccAAGAGCTCGTTTTGATTGCTACAATAATTTCACGGcgatgatattattttagtaattgAAGTACCTGAAGCTTAGAGCTGAACGCGTTCATTTTCGTGTTGACGAAAAGAGGCGACAGGTGTTGGACGGTCACGCCAAACCTGGAGTATTCCGCCCTCAGGGCATCGGAGAAACTTTTGACATAGGCCTTCGTTGCGGCGTATACTGTCATCAGCGGCAAGGGCTGGAGCTCGGATCCGGAAGAGACGTTGACAATCGCACCACGTTTGCGCTTCTGCATCTGGTCGATAACCAGCCGCGTCATCAGCGTGGTGGCACCCACATTTACGTTGATGATATCCCACAGCTCGTTCTCGGGCACCTCGCCGACGTACATGGGATACTCGTACTGCTTACCCACGTTGTTcacttaaaagaaataataatacgcgTGTTGCATTTGGACGCGTTATTCAACTGTATTTCATGCAGCAGATGTTACAATCATCCTTGACTCGTGCATTATCATGTTACGCATTATCTGTACTCTTTATTCAGGGAGAATGACCTCTGTCcatcgaataataaaaagggaaagagaggagtAACTGCGCGATGTCGCGACATTAAATGGCAAATACATGTTAATATATAacagcattttttaattcagtaaACTCGTTAGTATTGACCCGTTGCGGCagaaaattgttatatttattttaagagaaaTCTCGAAAGCATAAAGCTAGATGTATTTATAATGTACTATTTTCTCAACCGCGGAGTGAagtaatgtaaataaaaaagacaaaaaaatagaaaaaaaaatttttaaccaaaatgttatttaattaagttataaaaatttaaattatcgacATAAATAAGAAAACTAATGctaagtttatttaataatcaagctttcagtaattaattattaaaatatcatgcAATTAAGccaaaatttttgtaaactgaaaataataaataaataaataagtctAATTACCTAATATGCCAacagatatatttttcatgaGAGGACGAATTTTGGTAAAAGCATTTTCTCCTTCGGCGAAGTCCGCCGCGATAACCCTCACCTCAATTTTCGGATTTATTAGCAGCAGTTCATCCTTTGTGCGTTCAAGCTTTTCTAAGTTTCTGCTGATTAGTATTAGATTCATATTTCTTGCTGCTAACTCCTTAGCATAAGCTCTACCAATACCGTCAGTTGAGCCAGTAACAACTGGAATATGTGTAgtcatttttttacataccTTACGTTATAATATACTTAACAAAACTATTGTGGATTTGATAAGATGTTTCGTCGTTTACTTTTCTCGTCTTGTAGAAAATGTCTTTATAGTCCAAaatgatgaaataaaatattacagtcCAAGATTAgagattgttaaaaattttaataaagtatttttaatatatacactATTATTAAATGCAGAGTACAAAAGAGATAAACTGTTCATGCTTACCCGCCCAGTCGCCGAACTTTGTTCGCAAATCGATTGGTTTATTATCGTATATTTGCATAGTAATTTCAAATATGACACGCAGAAATCTCAAAACAGGACCAAGTAGGATccagaaagtaattaaaattactaacACCCAAAATGCTATCGTTGGTAGCATAATTTGTCGTTATTTTATGCGTGGCACTCGATAATACTCTTACGATTACCTACAAGTTAGaagaatgtttaaattataattcacCGAGAAAACAAACTTGccattcttttttatttataattaaattaaaaatttatttataaaaattcttgaaaaaaattgtttaattaaactgcatttaattttaaacattttaaattttattttgatttataagtatataacatttttaaaaccttttttttttgttatcgcaAACTTTTTTCAAACTTTAAAGTTTTCACAAACAGTGAGTGCAGTTTGAGAAATCATTTGCGAAAATTTCAAAGTCTTAACACGTGAAAGTATATTACTTAATCGCGCGAGGTGGTTTGGTAAGGCAACAAATATGACCGGCTGCCTCGCTTAGCGTTTTACCAAAGCTGAGcttttcctcttctctcttATCTATTCACCTTCACTGCGATTTGTGCGAGTTTTTGAATACCGCCGCGGTAAAGAGATGCTCGAAGAACGAAAGCCGACGCGAGACTAAACCTCATCTCGCTCGGGTGATTGTACTGAAGGCTAAGTCGAGAAGTCATGGCACTTTCTCCTTTTGCTGAAATTCTCTTGGCTtcatgtacaattttttttgcaatttccaATCGAATAAAGGACTTCAACTTGTATTACATAGGTATGTTGCAagtgtatttaaaatataatttggtCTATTAGAAATCGTGATTATCATCAAGTATTTACTTCCAATTCGGGGTCGGAAAAAATCGCCTCGCGGATGATCGATTCGCCGATATGTAAGAAAtcatgtatgtacgtacaagTTGACATTTCAGAAAACATCGGCATACCAGTACTTTCAACAAAAGAATTACGAGAGATTGCGAGAAGTTAATTCTTACGTACACAAGATTGTAAGACCCGTTGAGAAAGGCAATTAACTAATTTGCACTTAATTTTCGTGattaaattatgtttcttAAATATGTTTTGTGGCTTTACAAGTatattttttcgctttttttttttatttttctttattcgctTGTTAAACTATTTGACCGTTTTGAAATACTTTTACATTGTATTTACGTGTAGGCTGATTTTACGACTAATTTCGCTCATATTGAAGTTAAGAGAGTTCTTTTTACACATAATGCAAGTTAAAAGCAGTTTCGCTAACAGTCCGACATTCATCCGTGATTGAGATTGCATGCAAGCATGTTGCTTGTCAATGATAAAACTCGTTGACCCTGATTGTGACTTACCAAGTATATGCCTTCTTCAAAGAGGCCACTTTTACAAGCGTTACTAACCGCATTTCCCGACCTACAATGTATCCAGCAGGAATCAAGAAATGCATTTTGCAAATAACGCGCAGCTGCTTATCTATAtcgaattataataatcagTTAATTTTAAGCTGTTGAATTTGTAAACAAAGCGTGAAAACAAAATATGtgaacaatttaatttgcaaataatttagattataaattgagaaattgttttaataattaataaattcataatattttttgaacaGGCAGACTCgactttttttctataatagcattaaagaaattattattcttatttattaatttattgtcaAGCAATAATTGAACTTTAAACAAATTCtgataaaatagtttttttttttaaattaattaaataattttttttttttattaaatttttagaaaatttatgttatttcgCAAATcgtttacaataattttaatgtcagTACTCAAGtgctttttaattgaaaaatttattttaattgacaaaaactttaattgattattaGACAAATTATACTCGGCTGTTAATGCTATGTATAGCAAtgattaatatctttatcactgataaaattaataaattggcGTTGCTATTGCAAAATCGGAGGAAAAAGGATTTATGACATAGACGCTTTCGTACAGGTTGCGCAACTAAAATTGTGTAACAGTGCATGTGATCAATTCGCGCAgaagaaaattactttaaaaaagcCTCATGTGTGACATAAAAGTGAAAGTTAAATATGTAAAGTACGCGATGAGACGAGACCGAGCGGACGATTGGAAAGAACGTGCAAATTGCGCGCAAACGAGTGAAACAGCGCGGAATATTCGGCCCACTTAAGAtaaatacgtttaaaaaaataaaagaatccaATTTGTCCCCGTTCCGGCCAAGCAATTTTTAAGGCTTGCTGGCCATCATAAAGCCAAGTCAAGATCGAAATCGGCAATCAGCGACAGGTTTTTCGTGGCACGCCGGCGGAACGAGCGATTCGTTTGTTCATGCTTGCGAGCTCATCAATTATGCATTgtgtaatttgattttacatCACGTGGCCTTTGGTATCTACGAACGCGTGCGCGCGTGAGCGAGCGATCGAACGGAAAGTGGGGAAACTCGTGGAGCGCACAAAGTTTGAAGTCAAAGGAGGATAGACCGATTTGTGGAGACCGAAAAGGGAATGAGAACGAAAGAACGGAGGCGCGCGCAGCGTCTCTTTCACTACACGCGGACACATCATCGTTTCGCTTCGGAGTCTTCCAGGCACGATCGCCGGCCGCCACGCCGATCGACCGCTCGACCACTTGTGTTCTCCTTACGGAATCGATGAGTCCGACGTCGCCGATCGCGGGACCAGTTCGTAATTCCCGCACGGAACCGTAAGAAAAGTGAAACGGAAGTGCCTTTCGTATTTTCGTGCTGgagatcgtttttttttcaagcacGAGAAGCGTCGATCGATTTATCGGTACGCCAATCGACCCTCAAAAGGCCAAGGTCCTCGAAGTTCTCCACGGAATATCGACACACTTGACCGCGCGCCCCGAAGAACTCGCGGAATCGCGGTGCTCCGGTTTCGAACACGCCTTCACCTGCCTGATCGGCAGGCTCGCAGGATTACAAAGTAAGTCGCGGCTACCGAAGGAACGTCGGGCCTTTCGCGTCCGCCGCTGTGATCGCGTGCTGAATATTCGTGTCGGAAACAACGGTTGAATATAATCGTCCGCGCCAAGTAATAACGAAGAACCGGCTTGATCGCGATCGATCAACACTTTGACCTTGCGATAGCGAACTGATACGATGATACTACGCGCAAGACAGTGATCGCTTAAGTAGCTAATAATCGTCGCTCTCGCTGGGCGCTTGCTTGAAATTATGTCTGTCTAATATGGCTTTGTGCAATTGTTTCTGGGTTAAATACATCATTAATGTGATACTTGGCACTGTTTTAGcgcggttttaattaaaattccttTCGTGCAATGTAACATGCAACGCATAGAATTTTGAAGTGAGTGTTTCGTCCGAAATTGAGACAACTTACGGTGGAATGCAACaccgattttttaattattttattttatttttttttataatgtagTAAACTGACCTTTTCTGCGATTaatctcccttttttttttttattcgattttggTACACTGTGTGGAACGTGATATTATGCGCGGCTTCCTACACGTGTCCGACACATGCTTTGAAAATATCCATCAAACATCACGTTACGCTCTGATATCTTCAAGATGCGTTTAGTTGCGCTTGTTACATCTTACAGtcgacgtataatttaatttaaattaaatgcttGTGCGTGCCATGAGATAGAATACTTCGCTACCTTCAGATTTTTAATACAACTTATtgtttataattgtatatattttttcaacttCTGCGATGTACCCCGCAAgagataaatatatgtttattacatattttttcaacttgttttatttttattaatataaataattttttaaataaaatatataaaataaaaatgtataacttaaaagataaaaattgtcacTAGCTAGCTATGTGGTAGATAAGGagtattgtattttaaaaatgtttttttttttacggataatgggagaaaaaggaaacatTGTCTACGCTGCGATATGATTGTGCTACGACCGTAACATTGGCCTAGAAAGTTACATTGCACTCTATTTTCTTATTGTATTATGccaaaggaaaagaaaaatgcaacgagcaataattaaagatacaaaaagaaataaacgtaaattgtgaagaagaagaagagcctGACATTTCGTATATGCAAagctttatgtaaataattataaatgaaaagaacTTGCTCAACTGTTCTCGGAGacacgtaataataattacactGCTTCGCAACGTATCTTGTCAACCGCGTAAAAACTTGCTGCGAAAGACTGGCTTGAAAAGACTATTATCAAGGATAAAAGTTGattgtcattattttttgcttctcttttttttaattttgaataagttatgtttttatgtttttatttaagcgCAGCATCCACTCgcttattaacaattaaaccTTTTACAAGccaaaataataaactttactaaaaaaatttttttttgttaattttttaattgaaatggCAAAGGATTTGATgctcaattatttatatttaaactattataaattttctactctttttattttttatttgttacgtaTTATCGTATTTATTACACATAATGTATGAAGTTAATcgatttgataattaattagcaCAATCAGTATATCATACTTATGGATTTAATAATCAGAAgtatctgtaatttttttataccgtccgaattaatttatttaattaaaatatgtttataccttttaacgataaataataataataatttacatttgtttcaataattacaaaatataacgTACAAAACACtatcattaaaattacgtaatgACGTTTGTTGGAATTCTGCAAAGTGAGCTGTTCGTTTTTTGCAGATTCGGAGTTTTACGAACTGTGTGTTTTGCAAGATAGCTCAATGCTCGCGGtgaacgaaagaaaacgatGACAGGATGTCGAGTGTGGAGAATAATTTTGCTCGTTGCCGTATGGAGAACGGCCGCGAGAGCAAGCGCAAACGTCCCGCATATCGACTCGACTGATGGAGACAGGAAACCGTTCGAGCCGAACAAATACATTTATTCCTGGACAGGGCCAAACGCGCTGGCCAGGTCGGCCTTGGTCGAGAGACAGGAAAGACTGCAATATAACTGCGAGCTTGAAAGTAGCGAGGTCGATACCACCGTGTTAAATCCAGAATCATTCCGAAATATTCTCGTAGATGATTTGCACGAGCTGCTCTATTGCTACGTACCGAAggtattgaaatttataaagttctattaaaataatctacaataatataaaaagtaaacaaaaaataaagaaagtaattGCATcgcattttgcattttaaagcaaaacaattttatataatttaatttaataatttttaaaaattaatttaattatacatatattagtttatttaatatgtaaattatattacgaaaattataaatttaaatatagttttacaattttatattgcaggTGGCTTGCACAAACTGGAAGCGCGTGTTAATGATCGCGACCGGGAAATGGTCCGGCAACGATCCCTTAGAGATTCCGGCCGATCAGGCCCATTCACCTGGTACTTTCCAGCGACTGAATAATTACACTTTGCCCGAGATAGAAAAGAAGTTAGCGACTTACGACAAGCTAATTGTCGTGCGACATCCCTTAGAGAGACTTTTGTCTGCCTACCGAAATAAGTTGGAGACCAAGCATGAAAAAAGTGCGAAGTACTTTCAAACTCGCTTCGGCAAGAAGATCGTGAAGgtaaaaaaacgaaacttaaaaataagccttgcgatatttattatttctagtTTTTCGATCTTCGACTGTGTATTATTCACATTGTGCAATGTGTATTTATGAATCAGTTTATGATCTTGGACTATGATCTCACGCTATGATCTCATCTTAAATGTTAATGGTTTAACATAAGATAAGCGAGAAGAGTAGACAAAGGACAAAGGCACGACAATCTTGATGAAATTTCATCTTCCctttatcgaattttattttacattgagAGATAAATATAGTTAGGGTTTTTTGGACTcgactataattttatgatatttttaataataaatatgatttagttaattacaaatataattaaatttatcatatttattattaaaagtattataaaattgtggtTGGGTTTAAAAGTaactatcattttttttttttagtgtagTTACATTgccaaatttatattacaaaaaaaaaaaaaaaataatttgcttgaacattttaattcttgttcTTTCTCGGCAGTTGAACCAAATTTAGGAATACCGTACAATGGCGCGCACTTCTTGCGATGCGATCGCGATTAATTCTGCAAGTTGTCCCACTTTTATAGCGTAACCGTTAATGGCAAGTTCCGCATGCAAATAACGACGAATCGATTAACGTTAAAAGACATCATCGAGTGGCGACTTCAGCCACGTAACGTTTTTACAGAAATACAGGCCGAACGCGTCCGAGGAATCTCTAAAAAATGGCGACGACGTAACGTTCCGCGAGTTCGTCGACTTCGTCACCGATGACACCGAGAACGGAACAAAGAACGAGCATTGGAGGCCGATATATGATCTGTGCCAGCCGTGCATAGTCAACTATAATCTCGTGAGCAAATACGAGAGCTTGGTCGAGGACGCGACGGAAGTTCTTGAACGGATAGGCGTAACATCTGTAAAGTGAGTATCTTTTCATCGAGCATCAGTTTATAATAAGACTCGCCCTAATTATAGAATAAATTGTAACTTTAATAAACGTAAGATATATTTGTGAGATGCCGTATTAAACTCGATTATACAGTTTTCCAGCCAGACCGACGAGCAGCGAGCCGACCTCGAGGAAGCTAGATAAATATTACTCGACTCTAAGTTACAAACAACTTCGCAAACTGGCCGACCTGTACAAATTAGATTTAAGGCTGTTCGACTATTCGCTGGAAGATGTACTAGGGTTTTCCTTGGCTTAAAGCGCTCGTTAGTCTTAGCGGAAATAGTTCCAGCTTTATCGGTACGAGTACTGTCCCTGAAGTCTACCCCAAACAGGTTGATTTATAcgtcaaaatataaattaattattacaaagcAATTACTATAGAAGtaaattaagattattatGCTTAAAGACGATCATAGTGCAACGAGAACGCGCGCTATTTAGAAATCCAAATGCAAATCGGAGCTTGACagatttttattcgatcgcCACTTCTTAGATGGAAACTCTTCGTGAGTACAAGGGCCGTGGCACGCAAGAATAAGTTGCAGTAAAACTTAAAACgcaaaaaattcaattatacgGAATTTTCAACATTGCTTATAGTATATCAAATGGCTGCTTAAGTTCTTCATCGTGATTAGTTGCTTTTCTCAACTTAAGTTTTACACTGCTTGTGTGTCACGGCTCTAAAAGActaaagagagaaatataatagtagagaaaacgtttaaaattctCAGAGTAGAACagtaaacgttttttttttttttttagctattTATTGAGACTTTATTTTGTATAGACAAAGTTTTGTACTACCTcatgttatatattataacgttttttaaattaattgcttgtaaaaaaaacgagtttattttacgatgtgtttgtttttttttttttgatgcaatttaaattgctTTAAATGCAGAATTatgtaaatctttttattttttttattttatttataaaaaaaactgcatattaaattgatttagattattaatacatatacttaattaattgtaaaagcatattttacgatttacaTATGTATTCATAAATATACCTCAgaactatttatttttgaagttATGGcgtttttaaatgtataacgGCGCTTCATGCCAAGAATTTAAGGTGAAGCGAATAAAAGAGCTTGTTTTTGCCAGTGCCAAGAAAGAATCACTGTCAACTTACAAGTTCAGTTTcgcaataaaagtaatataaagtGTACGCCGCAACTTTTATATTAGCGCGGGAATTTATAGAACCACCAAATGTTATCTCGGAacaatttctattaatatacgCGTCCGTACCGTGAGTTAatccgaaataaaaatttcgcttTCCTATTTTCGTAACGTGAGTTGTGTCATATCGTGTCCAAAGCTGCCGCTTTGAACACAGCCATATTAACGTGCCTGTATAGATAATTGTGTGCGAGGACGATTTTGTTTCACATCTCAGACGGGCTTCCGTAAAGAGAACCTGTGTAGTTAccaattaattacttattttatctatgtaaaattatataaagtgaACAATATTGTGAgcattgtatatatatatatttaacaataaaattgaaattaagacTTCTACAAGTAAATTACTGCCAATTTTAATTGcccaatttaataatattccaaTCAATTAGAGGTAATTGACTCAGTAAATtccaaaaaggaaaaaaaaaagaaaaaaaagctgaaaaaattgattaaatttttaaatgctAATATGTTCCATAAATTTGAGTTTCATTACCGGCGACAAAAATCTTTCATTGTTAAAAgagtttaatttatacaaattagaAAACCTGCGGCGGCCGATTGCCTGCTTTTCGCGAGATAGACACGTTACGTAATGGCTTGAGCTGGAGTTCGGGGGTGTCCGTACATTGTTCGGCGAGATTGATGTTCGGTTAAACGAGCTAAATTTAGATGAGAGCCCGAAAATGATGGACGGCCTTCTATATTGGCACACATCGACTAAGGAGCGAAATCTTAATCGCGCGTAACAGCGCTGGCAGTCACTCGAACGGGCTTCAGAATAACACGATGCATCTCGTGGCGCCCAAT is a window from the Cardiocondyla obscurior isolate alpha-2009 linkage group LG01, Cobs3.1, whole genome shotgun sequence genome containing:
- the LOC139105181 gene encoding inactive hydroxysteroid dehydrogenase-like protein 1, encoding MLPTIAFWVLVILITFWILLGPVLRFLRVIFEITMQIYDNKPIDLRTKFGDWAVVTGSTDGIGRAYAKELAARNMNLILISRNLEKLERTKDELLLINPKIEVRVIAADFAEGENAFTKIRPLMKNISVGILVNNVGKQYEYPMYVGEVPENELWDIINVNVGATTLMTRLVIDQMQKRKRGAIVNVSSGSELQPLPLMTVYAATKAYVKSFSDALRAEYSRFGVTVQHLSPLFVNTKMNAFSSKLQVSSIFVPDATTYARNAIATLGKMDSSTGYWAHSIQKFVTLMPPVWIRTKIGQIMNESFRQDYFKQKQQTSL
- the LOC139105165 gene encoding carbohydrate sulfotransferase 11 → MTGCRVWRIILLVAVWRTAARASANVPHIDSTDGDRKPFEPNKYIYSWTGPNALARSALVERQERLQYNCELESSEVDTTVLNPESFRNILVDDLHELLYCYVPKVACTNWKRVLMIATGKWSGNDPLEIPADQAHSPGTFQRLNNYTLPEIEKKLATYDKLIVVRHPLERLLSAYRNKLETKHEKSAKYFQTRFGKKIVKKYRPNASEESLKNGDDVTFREFVDFVTDDTENGTKNEHWRPIYDLCQPCIVNYNLVSKYESLVEDATEVLERIGVTSVNFPARPTSSEPTSRKLDKYYSTLSYKQLRKLADLYKLDLRLFDYSLEDVLGFSLA